From Haloarcula sp. CBA1127, a single genomic window includes:
- a CDS encoding AIR synthase family protein, giving the protein MSDLGKIDRELFDSVIYPELGADREDVTLGPTHGIDFGVIDVGGDALVTATDPLSVLPDLGFERAGRFALDVVLADVAVSGVPPTHLSVTFTLPPEMTDDELAAMWHGFAGRAEEVGVSVVTGHTARYSGVDYSWVGGATVLGVGSHEDIVRPDGARPGDKLVVGTGPGAEITGLFSTLFPAQIGLSPDRTATAQERLADTALVEDAMAATNAGNVTAMHDATEGGITGALIEMADGAGVRFDVDSDAVPVADGVGALCDALDIDPWHVSSCGTLLAAVDPADADSVVDALRDRGTPAAVVGEVTDGSGLYVDGTRQSHPGADPSWEAFARLQATAEGDADT; this is encoded by the coding sequence ATGAGTGACCTCGGGAAAATTGACCGCGAACTGTTCGACAGCGTCATCTACCCGGAACTGGGCGCGGACCGAGAGGACGTGACGCTGGGGCCGACGCACGGCATTGACTTCGGCGTCATCGACGTGGGCGGTGACGCTCTCGTCACAGCCACCGACCCGCTGTCAGTTCTCCCCGACCTGGGGTTTGAGCGGGCTGGTCGGTTTGCACTCGACGTGGTACTGGCCGACGTTGCCGTCTCCGGCGTCCCACCGACCCACCTCTCGGTGACGTTCACACTCCCGCCCGAGATGACCGACGACGAACTGGCGGCGATGTGGCACGGCTTCGCCGGGCGGGCCGAAGAAGTCGGCGTAAGCGTCGTCACCGGCCACACCGCCCGGTATTCGGGCGTCGACTACTCATGGGTCGGCGGCGCAACGGTGCTTGGCGTCGGGTCCCACGAAGACATCGTCCGGCCGGACGGCGCACGACCGGGCGATAAACTGGTCGTCGGGACCGGTCCCGGTGCGGAGATCACGGGCCTGTTTTCGACCCTCTTCCCGGCGCAGATCGGGCTGTCGCCCGACCGAACCGCCACCGCACAGGAACGTCTGGCTGACACCGCACTCGTCGAGGACGCCATGGCCGCGACGAACGCCGGAAACGTGACCGCGATGCATGACGCCACCGAGGGCGGCATCACCGGCGCGCTCATCGAGATGGCTGACGGCGCAGGCGTCCGGTTCGACGTGGACAGCGACGCGGTACCGGTCGCCGACGGCGTCGGCGCGCTCTGTGACGCGCTCGACATCGACCCCTGGCACGTCAGTAGTTGCGGGACGCTTCTGGCTGCCGTCGACCCTGCGGACGCTGATAGTGTCGTCGACGCGCTCAGGGACCGCGGGACGCCGGCCGCCGTTGTCGGCGAGGTGACGGACGGTTCAGGACTGTACGTCGATGGGACTCGGCAGTCACACCCCGGCGCTGACCCCTCGTGGGAGGCGTTCGCGCGACTGCAGGCAACTGCTGAGGGCGACGCCGACACGTAG
- a CDS encoding DUF4013 domain-containing protein encodes MSRSTIMFQEALSYPRDSDSAVKTIAIGGALLFLSFLLVPLFFVFGYVVRSLRAVMNGETTTPEFDEWGDLGMDGLKASAIGFVYSLVPTVIVAAALFLTVATFGPSDTAFGGLVMGLVLTVAALGMLAISMAAVYIVPAAVVAYVRTDSVAAAFSPNDLRPLLFSRTYATGWLVAFGISLLAGVVVSVLSVTVVGSVLTPFVVFYAYVAGAYAIGTAVREIPDIASEPATPAAGSVA; translated from the coding sequence ATGTCACGAAGTACCATCATGTTCCAAGAAGCACTATCGTATCCGCGGGACAGCGACAGCGCAGTGAAAACCATCGCTATCGGGGGCGCGTTGCTGTTCCTGAGCTTCCTCCTCGTTCCGCTGTTCTTCGTGTTCGGGTACGTCGTCCGATCACTCCGGGCCGTGATGAATGGGGAGACGACGACGCCGGAGTTTGACGAATGGGGCGACCTGGGCATGGACGGGCTGAAGGCGTCCGCTATCGGATTCGTCTACTCGCTGGTCCCGACCGTAATCGTTGCGGCGGCACTGTTCCTCACTGTTGCCACTTTCGGACCCAGCGATACCGCCTTCGGTGGCCTAGTCATGGGATTGGTCCTCACAGTCGCCGCGCTCGGAATGCTCGCGATTTCCATGGCCGCAGTGTACATTGTTCCGGCCGCTGTCGTCGCCTACGTTCGGACTGACAGCGTCGCCGCGGCGTTCTCGCCGAACGACCTCCGCCCGCTCTTGTTCAGTCGCACCTACGCGACCGGCTGGCTCGTGGCGTTCGGTATCAGCCTCCTCGCTGGCGTCGTCGTCAGCGTCCTGAGCGTCACCGTCGTGGGTTCTGTCCTGACCCCCTTCGTCGTGTTCTACGCTTACGTGGCCGGGGCCTACGCCATCGGGACCGCTGTCAGGGAGATACCGGATATCGCCTCTGAACCCGCGACGCCCGCTGCAGGCTCGGTCGCCTGA
- a CDS encoding mRNA surveillance protein pelota — protein MQIQSQETTAEGAERIEVVPETLDDLWHLSYVIEPGDLVSGDTTRRIQRNDDNLRDKGGEREPMWIQIEVTDVEFAKFANRLRVGGEIVDCSREDQLGFHHTLNVEEHTELTVEKHLKPDQADRLEEAVEATENPDVAIATVEEGEAHVHTVAQYGTEERATITSTTGKGEYARPRKELFDELASVLKRQDVDAYILAGPGFTKQDALDHFQDEIPDIAEQITVVDTSAVGDRGVHEVLKRGAVEDVQQQTRIAEEADYIDELMERIGSGSEVAYGPEEVAKAADYGAIETLLVLDERLRLERAGEGDWDIDVDQIIETTEQKGGDVTVFSAEFAPGQQLSNLGGVAALLRYRLD, from the coding sequence ATGCAAATACAGAGTCAGGAGACCACCGCGGAAGGGGCAGAACGCATCGAGGTGGTCCCCGAGACCCTTGACGACCTCTGGCATCTCTCGTATGTCATCGAGCCGGGGGACCTCGTCTCCGGCGACACGACGCGGCGCATCCAGCGCAACGACGACAACCTCCGTGACAAAGGCGGCGAGCGCGAGCCGATGTGGATTCAGATCGAGGTCACCGACGTGGAGTTCGCGAAGTTCGCCAATCGCCTCCGTGTCGGCGGCGAAATTGTCGATTGCTCCCGCGAGGACCAGCTGGGCTTTCACCACACGCTCAACGTCGAGGAACACACCGAACTCACCGTCGAGAAACACCTCAAGCCCGATCAGGCCGACCGGCTTGAGGAGGCCGTCGAAGCGACGGAGAACCCCGACGTGGCGATTGCGACCGTGGAGGAAGGGGAGGCTCATGTTCACACCGTCGCTCAGTACGGCACCGAGGAGCGGGCGACCATCACCTCGACGACCGGGAAAGGAGAGTACGCCCGTCCACGCAAGGAACTGTTCGACGAACTGGCATCGGTCCTCAAGCGACAGGACGTGGACGCCTACATCCTCGCGGGTCCCGGCTTCACCAAGCAGGACGCGCTGGACCACTTTCAGGACGAGATTCCCGATATCGCCGAACAGATTACCGTCGTAGACACGTCCGCCGTCGGCGACCGCGGTGTCCACGAAGTGCTCAAACGCGGCGCTGTCGAGGATGTCCAACAGCAGACCCGCATCGCCGAGGAGGCGGACTACATCGACGAACTGATGGAGCGCATCGGGTCGGGCTCGGAAGTGGCGTACGGCCCGGAGGAAGTCGCAAAAGCGGCCGACTACGGCGCTATCGAGACGCTGCTCGTGCTCGATGAGCGCCTCCGGCTGGAGCGGGCCGGCGAGGGCGACTGGGATATCGATGTCGACCAGATCATCGAAACGACAGAACAGAAAGGCGGGGACGTGACCGTCTTCTCCGCAGAGTTCGCGCCCGGACAGCAACTCTCGAATCTCGGCGGTGTCGCGGCGCTGCTGCGTTACCGCCTCGATTGA
- a CDS encoding ATP-binding protein yields the protein MSFEEQQDFARQVADLNKYGQALNRCESVDEVVSLTLEAMSLLFEFSYSTFVEVRDDELRVVHSTNPNLVQGEPPSDLAQRAQEAGETLVEQGADAAVTADSDVTGALAVPARMGDEVTAVLVTRSQTVEEFGDEYVRPMEILATHAATAISNIRSRERLERAHRDLERRKEMIEMYDRLLRHDLGNDLQVIAGFADVVAGQVDGQTEEYAGKIQRAAESAADLIQRVGDLVSTLEAQDNPEPHDLESVLGDTVRDVRANYGSLTIDFAPSDFEYQVYGGDLLDSVFTNIMSNAAVHNGDEVHMRVYPAEPSPDEVTVCFADDGNGVSPDLRADIFEMGVKGQESSGTGFGLGFVRALTESYGGRVSVGESDAGGAEFRVTLERV from the coding sequence ATGTCGTTCGAAGAACAACAGGACTTTGCCAGACAGGTCGCCGACCTGAACAAGTACGGCCAGGCGCTCAATCGGTGTGAGTCCGTCGACGAGGTCGTCTCCCTCACGCTCGAAGCGATGTCGCTGCTGTTCGAGTTCTCGTACTCTACGTTCGTCGAGGTTCGCGACGACGAGCTCCGCGTCGTCCACAGTACAAACCCGAACCTCGTGCAGGGCGAGCCACCGAGTGACTTGGCTCAACGGGCGCAGGAGGCCGGCGAAACGCTGGTCGAACAGGGCGCTGATGCCGCTGTCACGGCCGACTCGGATGTGACGGGTGCGCTGGCCGTCCCGGCTCGGATGGGTGACGAGGTGACTGCGGTGTTGGTTACTCGATCACAGACCGTCGAGGAGTTCGGGGACGAGTACGTCAGACCGATGGAGATTCTTGCCACTCACGCCGCGACGGCCATCTCCAATATCCGTTCCCGTGAACGGCTAGAACGGGCACACCGGGATCTGGAACGGCGAAAGGAGATGATCGAGATGTACGACCGACTGCTCCGCCACGACCTGGGTAACGACCTGCAGGTCATCGCTGGGTTCGCCGACGTCGTCGCTGGACAGGTCGACGGCCAGACCGAGGAGTACGCCGGCAAGATCCAGCGCGCGGCCGAGAGCGCCGCCGACCTCATCCAGCGTGTCGGCGACCTCGTCTCGACGCTGGAAGCACAGGACAATCCGGAGCCGCACGACCTCGAATCGGTCCTTGGGGATACGGTACGTGATGTCAGAGCCAACTACGGGTCACTGACTATCGATTTTGCGCCGTCAGACTTCGAGTATCAGGTGTACGGCGGTGACCTGCTCGACTCGGTGTTCACGAATATCATGTCCAACGCGGCGGTCCACAACGGAGACGAGGTCCATATGCGAGTGTACCCGGCGGAACCCAGTCCAGACGAGGTTACGGTCTGCTTCGCCGATGACGGGAATGGTGTCTCGCCGGACCTGCGTGCTGATATCTTCGAGATGGGTGTGAAGGGCCAGGAGAGTTCAGGCACCGGCTTTGGCCTCGGGTTCGTTCGAGCGCTGACGGAATCCTACGGTGGCAGGGTCAGCGTGGGCGAAAGCGACGCTGGCGGGGCCGAGTTCCGCGTCACGCTCGAACGCGTCTAG
- a CDS encoding MBL fold metallo-hydrolase, with product MRLTFLGTGSAMPTGSRMQSGYLLERDGNRLLIDCGSGVLHSLARTDAGYEGVDTVLLTHHHLDHVSDLDVLMKARWLAGETDLTIAGPPGTSDLIHDLLETHDYMQDRLDLTLKDLDGGSFDLAGFSGDTCETCHSMQCFAYRLSVGDGPAITLGADSEAFTDLIEFADGSAVLVHDCSFPDDVDVSNHPTPKTLGQTLRDADAEVGRVYLTHLYPHTEGRHEEMLESIADSYDGDVQFAEDSLTITVS from the coding sequence ATGCGTCTCACGTTTCTCGGCACCGGCAGCGCCATGCCCACCGGCTCTCGAATGCAGTCCGGCTATCTGCTGGAACGCGACGGGAACCGGCTGCTCATCGACTGTGGTAGCGGCGTGTTGCACTCGCTGGCCCGAACAGACGCGGGATACGAAGGCGTCGACACTGTCTTGCTGACACATCACCATCTCGACCACGTCTCCGACCTCGACGTGCTGATGAAGGCCCGCTGGCTGGCCGGTGAGACGGACCTCACGATAGCTGGCCCGCCGGGGACGAGCGACCTGATTCACGACCTGCTTGAAACACACGACTACATGCAGGACCGGCTGGACTTGACACTCAAAGACCTCGACGGTGGATCGTTCGATCTGGCAGGGTTCAGCGGCGACACCTGCGAGACGTGTCACTCGATGCAGTGTTTCGCGTATAGACTTTCAGTCGGTGACGGGCCAGCAATAACGCTCGGTGCTGACTCCGAGGCGTTCACGGACCTCATCGAGTTCGCCGACGGGTCGGCCGTACTCGTTCACGACTGCTCGTTCCCGGACGACGTGGACGTGTCGAACCACCCGACGCCGAAGACCCTCGGTCAGACGCTCCGCGATGCCGACGCCGAGGTCGGCCGCGTGTATCTCACCCACCTGTACCCACACACGGAGGGACGACACGAGGAGATGCTCGAGTCGATAGCAGACAGCTACGATGGCGACGTGCAGTTCGCTGAGGACAGCCTAACGATAACAGTCAGCTAG
- a CDS encoding class I SAM-dependent methyltransferase, with translation MKKSLDEHAERFSEHADAYDEDQDSAAYRACVDFVVDHAAPESDDVVLDLGTGTGAIAFALASNAADIIGRDISDGMLEKAREKAEERGVENVSFGNGRFRSPNVDRSVDIVTSNFAMHHLGDDEKREAIDTIADLGPRRIVLGDVMLFGDDDPDAPFYSPEVDDPATVGVLADAFTDAGYALTAVEMVTEQAGVLVAERTDSD, from the coding sequence ATGAAGAAATCACTCGACGAACACGCCGAGCGGTTCTCCGAACACGCTGACGCGTACGACGAGGACCAGGATTCGGCGGCGTATCGCGCCTGCGTGGATTTCGTTGTCGACCACGCGGCCCCCGAAAGCGACGACGTGGTACTCGACCTCGGCACTGGCACCGGAGCCATCGCGTTCGCGCTCGCGTCCAACGCAGCGGATATTATCGGCCGCGACATCAGCGACGGGATGCTAGAGAAAGCTCGGGAGAAAGCCGAGGAACGCGGCGTCGAGAACGTTTCTTTCGGCAACGGTCGCTTCCGCTCTCCGAACGTCGACCGCTCGGTCGACATCGTGACGTCGAACTTCGCGATGCACCACCTCGGCGACGACGAGAAACGCGAGGCTATCGACACCATCGCCGATCTGGGGCCGCGGCGCATCGTCCTTGGGGACGTGATGTTGTTCGGCGATGACGACCCCGACGCACCGTTTTACAGCCCCGAAGTCGACGACCCGGCGACGGTCGGCGTCCTCGCCGATGCCTTCACCGATGCCGGCTACGCGCTGACAGCTGTCGAGATGGTTACCGAACAGGCCGGCGTGCTGGTCGCTGAACGGACCGACTCGGACTGA
- a CDS encoding winged helix-turn-helix domain-containing protein has translation MSLLPSRGPDTSTSQDGELQVVGVDEDVSAVLDALSSETAREILNTVYDEPGTPSELADRLDMSIQKVSYHLEKLEDEELIAVAGVQYSEKGQEMKVYEPPEDPLVLFVGTQERKQSLRSLVRRVLPVIGILTAASVMLQLLLGQFPIQFGSSGAGSDAGTAGDGAQGGGDVESLDTANRTAATAESTPTPTASDDGGFQIAEATETPEATQAPRSTPAPEADTPVAAMTEEARQLTTDAAAGGGFHIEPGVAFFLGGLLVLTLYVSFWAYRNYR, from the coding sequence ATGTCGTTGCTGCCCTCCCGCGGTCCCGACACAAGCACCTCACAGGACGGGGAGCTACAGGTCGTCGGGGTCGACGAAGACGTCTCAGCCGTACTCGATGCCCTCTCCTCGGAAACGGCCAGAGAGATTCTCAACACCGTCTACGACGAGCCGGGAACGCCTTCCGAGCTGGCTGACCGACTCGATATGTCGATACAGAAGGTCTCCTATCATCTGGAGAAACTAGAAGACGAGGAACTCATCGCTGTCGCCGGGGTCCAATACTCTGAGAAAGGCCAGGAGATGAAGGTGTACGAACCCCCGGAGGACCCGCTAGTGTTGTTCGTCGGGACGCAGGAACGCAAGCAGTCGCTCCGGTCGCTTGTCCGCCGCGTCCTGCCCGTTATCGGTATCCTCACCGCGGCCAGCGTCATGCTGCAACTCCTGCTCGGACAGTTCCCGATCCAGTTCGGGAGTTCGGGGGCCGGCAGCGATGCGGGAACCGCCGGTGACGGTGCGCAGGGTGGCGGAGACGTTGAGAGTCTGGACACGGCGAACCGGACAGCCGCGACGGCCGAATCCACACCGACCCCGACAGCGTCGGATGACGGCGGATTCCAGATAGCCGAGGCGACGGAGACACCAGAGGCCACGCAGGCCCCGAGAAGCACTCCGGCTCCGGAGGCTGACACCCCGGTCGCAGCAATGACCGAGGAGGCACGGCAACTAACGACCGACGCCGCGGCCGGTGGCGGCTTCCATATCGAGCCCGGCGTGGCTTTCTTCCTCGGTGGGCTGCTTGTCCTGACGCTGTACGTCTCGTTCTGGGCGTACAGGAACTACCGCTGA
- a CDS encoding ATP-dependent helicase, which translates to MGGRERLAATDPEFDPEAVDIDDGEVLDRLAPVVQEWWVEQFGEFVPGNGGFFTPPQKEAIPLIHERENALICAPTGSGKTLASFTGIINELFGKAREDELENSVYCLYVSPLKSLANDIHRNLGQPLDGITAKLDERGEDVEIRHAIRHGDTSDSERQAMLETTPHILNTTPETLAILLNSPKFKQKLETIEYVIVDEIHSLAENKRGTHLSVSLERLEEMVETSPTRIGCSATVEPLDTVAEFLVGCEEPGGDPRDYEIVDTRFARDFDMELSCPADDLINTPRDIVTERFYTQLHDHIQSHTNTLVFTNTRSGAERVLHNLREKFGDYDESNSGCHHGSLSKERRRNIEESLKEGSLDVVTTSTSLELGIDMPHIDLVVQVGSPKSVAALLQRIGRAGHQLGETVEGRVIALDRDELVECAVMLEKAERGFVDRVFIPENAQDVATQQIYGMAINDVRPEETFKSVLRRAYPYRDYDDGDWERLMRYMTADYPGMEDKNVYAKIWRDTNDAPDGEHHYEDYDVGEHLIGKRGRLARVIYMTNIGTIPDSFTCDVVTRSDDSWVGQLDESYLDTLEKGDVFVLGGNNFEYRYRRGSKVYVDRTAARPTVPSWFSERLPLSYDLGREILDFQGQLLDRLADGGMSEVRNWLRTFPVDENSVRAIARMFREQVAYAGPDSVATTDRLVIEETLDHDEYERHYHVHSNYGRRFNDGFSRLLAYHIARAASANVQVAVADNGFTLSMPLNRKVDIARIVGDLDPETAREGLRASLDGTDLLQRYFRINATRSLMILKRYKGYEKSASEQQVSSEMLLGFAEDLGDFAVVEETYREILEDKLNVDGIETVLRAMQDGDVDVVRTRVDSPSPRAFGLATLMASDVVLAEDESAVLQEFHQRVLNEIEDGNGEDSAVATDD; encoded by the coding sequence ATGGGAGGACGCGAGCGTCTCGCAGCGACGGACCCGGAGTTCGACCCGGAGGCAGTCGACATCGACGATGGCGAGGTGCTTGACCGCCTCGCGCCCGTCGTCCAGGAGTGGTGGGTCGAGCAGTTCGGCGAGTTCGTTCCGGGCAACGGCGGCTTCTTCACGCCGCCACAGAAAGAGGCCATCCCGCTCATCCACGAGCGCGAGAACGCGCTCATCTGTGCGCCGACGGGGAGCGGCAAGACCCTCGCATCCTTTACCGGCATCATCAACGAACTGTTCGGGAAGGCCCGCGAGGACGAACTGGAGAACTCCGTCTACTGTCTGTATGTCTCACCGTTGAAATCGCTGGCAAACGACATCCACCGAAACCTCGGACAGCCACTCGACGGTATCACGGCCAAACTCGACGAGCGCGGCGAGGACGTGGAAATCCGGCACGCCATCCGCCACGGCGACACCAGCGACAGCGAACGGCAGGCGATGCTGGAAACGACACCACATATCCTCAATACGACGCCGGAAACCCTCGCAATTCTGCTGAACTCCCCGAAGTTCAAGCAGAAACTCGAAACCATCGAGTACGTCATTGTCGACGAGATCCACAGCCTCGCCGAGAACAAGCGCGGCACGCACCTCTCGGTGTCGCTGGAGCGCCTAGAGGAGATGGTCGAGACATCCCCGACACGCATCGGCTGTTCGGCGACCGTCGAGCCGCTGGACACCGTCGCGGAGTTTCTGGTCGGCTGTGAGGAGCCCGGCGGCGACCCCCGCGACTACGAAATCGTCGACACGCGGTTCGCCCGCGACTTCGACATGGAGCTGTCCTGTCCGGCCGACGACCTCATCAACACGCCGCGGGATATCGTCACCGAGCGGTTCTACACCCAGCTCCACGACCACATCCAATCTCACACCAACACGCTCGTGTTCACGAACACGCGCTCGGGAGCCGAACGCGTCCTGCACAACCTCCGTGAAAAGTTCGGTGATTACGACGAGTCCAACTCCGGCTGTCATCACGGTTCGCTCTCGAAGGAGCGACGCCGCAACATCGAGGAGTCGCTGAAGGAGGGGTCACTCGATGTGGTGACGACCTCGACCAGTCTGGAACTGGGCATCGATATGCCTCACATCGACCTCGTCGTGCAGGTTGGCTCGCCCAAATCCGTGGCCGCGTTGCTCCAGCGCATCGGCCGCGCCGGCCACCAACTCGGCGAGACTGTCGAGGGCCGCGTCATCGCACTGGACCGCGACGAACTCGTAGAGTGTGCGGTGATGCTCGAAAAGGCCGAACGGGGCTTCGTCGACCGCGTGTTCATCCCTGAGAACGCACAGGACGTGGCGACCCAGCAGATATACGGCATGGCTATCAACGATGTCCGCCCCGAGGAGACGTTCAAGAGTGTCCTCCGGCGGGCCTACCCGTACCGGGACTACGACGACGGGGACTGGGAACGGCTGATGCGGTATATGACCGCCGACTACCCGGGGATGGAGGATAAGAACGTTTACGCCAAAATCTGGCGGGACACGAACGACGCGCCCGACGGCGAGCACCACTACGAGGACTACGACGTGGGTGAGCACCTCATCGGCAAACGCGGCCGGCTCGCGCGGGTCATCTACATGACCAACATCGGGACGATTCCGGACTCGTTTACCTGTGACGTAGTCACCCGAAGCGACGATAGCTGGGTCGGCCAACTGGACGAATCGTATCTGGACACGTTAGAGAAAGGCGACGTGTTCGTGCTGGGCGGAAACAACTTCGAGTACCGCTACCGCCGCGGGTCGAAGGTGTACGTCGACCGGACTGCCGCCCGCCCGACGGTCCCGTCGTGGTTCTCAGAGCGCCTCCCGCTGTCGTACGACCTCGGCCGCGAGATCCTCGATTTCCAGGGCCAACTGCTGGACCGACTGGCCGACGGCGGGATGTCGGAAGTCCGGAACTGGCTCCGGACGTTCCCCGTCGACGAGAATAGCGTCCGGGCCATCGCGCGGATGTTCCGCGAGCAGGTAGCCTACGCCGGCCCGGACAGCGTGGCCACGACCGACCGCCTCGTCATCGAGGAGACGCTGGACCACGACGAGTATGAACGGCACTACCACGTCCACTCGAACTACGGCCGGCGGTTCAACGACGGGTTCTCACGCCTGCTGGCCTACCACATCGCTCGGGCGGCCAGTGCGAACGTTCAGGTCGCTGTCGCCGACAACGGCTTCACGCTCTCGATGCCGCTGAACCGCAAGGTGGACATCGCGCGAATCGTCGGCGATCTAGATCCCGAGACGGCCCGCGAGGGCCTCCGGGCTAGCCTCGACGGGACGGACCTCCTCCAGCGGTACTTCCGCATCAACGCCACGCGGTCCCTGATGATACTCAAACGCTACAAGGGCTATGAGAAGTCGGCCAGCGAACAACAGGTCTCCTCGGAGATGCTGCTCGGGTTCGCCGAGGACCTCGGCGACTTCGCCGTCGTCGAGGAGACTTACCGCGAGATTCTGGAGGACAAGCTCAACGTCGACGGCATCGAGACCGTCCTGCGTGCGATGCAGGACGGCGACGTGGACGTGGTCCGGACCCGCGTCGACTCGCCGTCGCCGCGAGCCTTCGGCCTCGCAACGCTGATGGCCAGCGATGTGGTGCTCGCTGAGGACGAGTCGGCTGTCTTACAGGAGTTCCACCAGCGCGTGCTGAACGAGATCGAGGACGGAAATGGCGAAGACAGCGCCGTCGCGACTGACGACTGA
- a CDS encoding PH domain-containing protein, which yields MESLHPRVRLLWVLSTVIQASVLGVIAYLVDRFAISLPQTVIVGGWVVLVLLGVAHAVAAHRIWRFDLQDDALFLLRGVVTRTDTSVPYVRVQHVDTTRGPVERAIGLASVVVYTAGTRGADITIPGLRPERATELREQLRDLANESEATDAV from the coding sequence ATGGAGTCGCTTCACCCGCGGGTGAGACTGCTGTGGGTTCTGTCGACAGTTATCCAGGCGTCGGTGCTCGGCGTCATCGCGTATCTCGTCGACCGGTTCGCTATCTCGCTGCCACAGACAGTCATCGTCGGCGGCTGGGTTGTGCTCGTGCTTCTGGGTGTCGCCCACGCCGTCGCTGCCCACCGGATCTGGCGCTTTGACCTGCAAGACGATGCCCTCTTTCTCCTTCGCGGTGTCGTCACCCGGACCGACACGTCGGTCCCGTACGTTCGCGTCCAGCACGTCGACACCACGCGCGGCCCAGTAGAGCGAGCTATCGGGCTGGCGAGTGTCGTCGTCTACACTGCTGGGACCCGCGGCGCGGACATCACGATTCCCGGGCTACGACCGGAACGAGCGACCGAACTACGCGAACAACTCCGTGACCTCGCGAACGAGAGCGAGGCCACGGACGCGGTATGA